GCCGATTTGCGGGGCTGCCAGGCCCACACCTCTGGCATGGTACATCGTCTCGGCCATATTGTCCAACAGCTTTATTATGTTCTGGTTAATCTTCGGCACCTCTTTTGCTCTTTCCTTGAGAATGCGGTCTCCCAGCTCGACTATCTTGTAAACCGCCAAAGCCTTTGCCTCCTTAAAAATTATTATACCTTAAAACATCCCCTGGGGGTTAATATCAACATTAACAGCTACCTTAAAGCGCCGGTCTCTTTCTAACTCGGCCAGCCCTTCCCTGATAATTTCCTTTATATTTTCGCGCCGCCTGCCTTTTAAAACCAGCTGCCAGCGGAAATGGCCCTTGATTTTGCTCAGCGGCGCCGGAGCCGGGCCCAGGATTTCAACCCGACAGTTTCGTCCGGATACCAGCCTGTCAAGCAGTTCTTTGGACTTTTCGGCTCCTTTCCTGACTTCCTCTTCATCTTCATGGGTGAACAGGAGCCTGGCCAGGTGGCTGAAAGGCGGATAGCCGAGCACACGCCTGACAGCCATTTCGCTCCGGTAAAACCCCTCGTAGTCGTGCGCTGCCGCCGCCGATATACTGTAGTGTTCGGGGCTGTAAGTCTGAATCAGCACTTCGCCGGGCAAGCCGCCGCGCCCCGCCCTGCCCGCTACCTGGGTCAACAACTGAAAGGTGCGTTCTGCCGCCCTGAAGTCCGGCATGTGCAGGGCGGTGTCGGCGTTTATTACTCCCACCAGGGTTACTCCCGGCAAATCCAGTCCCTTGGCAATCATTTGAGTGCCGATTAAAATATCATACAGCCCGTCCCGGAAGGCATCCAAAATCTTCTGGTGAGAGCCTTTTTGCGCGGTCGAGTCGCTGTCCATGCGCACTATCCGCGCTTTGGGGAAAATCTTTCGCGCTTCTTCCTCCACCTTCTGGGTACCTGCTCCAAAATGGCGGATGTAACGGCTCCCGCAACCGGGGCACAGGCCAGGCAGGACGGCCAGGTGGTTGCAGTAATGACAGCGCAGCCGCCCCTCCAGGTGGTAGGTAAGGGATATGTCGCATCTGGGGCATTTTAAGACCAAGCCGCACTCCCGGCATACCACTACGGTTGAATATCCCCTCCGGTTTAAAAAAAGGATTGCCTGCCCGCCTCTCTCCAGGCACCCGTTTAAAGCATAAAGCAGGGGGCGGCTGAAAATTCCCCTATTTCCTTCCCTTATTTCCTGCCGCAGGTCTATCACCCTTACCCGCGGCAAAGGGCGTTCGTCCACCCGGCGGGGCAGCTTTAAAAGTTTATACGGGCCGCCAGAAACAGCCCTGGAAAAAGACTCCAGGGAAGGAGTAGCGCTTCCTAGCACAACTACCGCACCGGCAAGCTGGGCCCTCTTCAAAGCAATCTCCCGGGCATGGTAGCGCATATGATCATCTTGTTTGTATGACGGTTCGTGCTCTTCGTCGATGATAAAAAGCCCCGGCCTGGGACAGGGCGCAAAAACGGCCGACCTGGTCCCCAGAACCACAGACGCCTGACCTTCCTTCACCCGCCGCCACTCCTGATACCTTTCCCCGCCTGAAAGCGCGCTGTGTAATACCGCCACCTGCCCGCCGAACCGCCCGCGAAATAGTTCCACCATCTGCGGGGTCAGCGATATTTCCGGAACCAGGGCAACAGCCTGGCGCCCCGTTTCCAGCGCAGCGGCAATAGCCCGGAGGTAAACTTCGGTCTTGCCGCTGCCGGTTATTCCATGCAGGAGAAATACGTCAAACCTGCCCCGGTCCAGGGAAGCCGAGATCTCTCTCAAAGCCGCCTCCTGATCCTGGTTCAGCGTCAGGCTGCCGGTTTTTATCATATCTCCTGGAGCGTCCTGGAGATAAGCAGGCATCACGGCGGATACTTTCAGCAGGCCCTTTTTGAGCAGTGCATCCACCGTTTTTGACGATGTCATGGCAGCGGCAGCCAGTTCACTTTTAGTCAACCCGGGGCAGCCGGCAGCTTTTTGCAGGACCGCTAACTGCTTGGGAGAACGTCCAAGCAAACTCAAAGCTTTTTCCATCTCCGCTCCGGCAAGCGCCGGGTATACCAGCACATCTGCCCGGCGGGAAGCCTTTACCTGCAGCCTGGGCGAGAGGATGCGGGCAAAAGCCTCGGCGGTGCTGCAAAGATAATTTTCCGCCATCCAGCGGGCCAGTTCCAGCAGTTCAGGCGTAAATACCGGTCCTTCGTCAATAACCCCGGCAATTTCCTTGATCCTCACTTCGCCTGGGGGAATCCCGAAACCCACCACATAGCCGGTTAGATGCCTGTTGCCGAACGGCACCGTTACCATTGAACCAACTGCAATTTTATCCCTGTAATCAGGGGGGATGGCATAGTGAAATACCCGATCTGTATTCCGGGAACTGAGATCAACTATGACTTCGGCAAAAGAGACGGTTTCTCCCATTGTATCCTCCAGAAAATATTTAAAAAACTGCATCTTAATAGCAGAATCAAAACCCAATCTTTTTAAAACCGGGGGAAGCTGTCAAGCGGGCATATACTAAAATCCCGCCGGGCGGGATCTTAGTCTTTTCAGCAAAATTACTGCTGCACCTTGCGCAATGCCTGCACCTCGTCGAGAATGCGGTGGGCCAGTAAAAGTTTATCCATTTTTGGAAGAGGCACGGTCCTTCCGCCGGGATATACTAATCTGGCAATATTTGTATCTGAACCAAAACCGGCTCCCGGCTGGGTCACATCGTTTGCCACCAGAAGGTCAAGATTTTTGCTCTCCAACTTCTGCCGGGCGTTTGTTTCCAGTTCTTCGGTTTCAGCCGCAAAACCAACCAGAATCTGATGCTTTTTCCTCCTGCCCAATTCCGCCAAGATATCCGGGTTCTTCTCCAGCTCGATGGTAAGATCCCGGCCGTGCTTCTTAATTTTTTGGGGGGACACTGCCTTTGGCCTGTAGTCGGCTACGGCGGCCGATTTCACCACTACATCTGCGCCGGGGAAGTGTTCCATG
The window above is part of the Pelotomaculum thermopropionicum SI genome. Proteins encoded here:
- the PriA gene encoding primosomal protein N' (replication factor Y) - superfamily II helicase, with amino-acid sequence MGETVSFAEVIVDLSSRNTDRVFHYAIPPDYRDKIAVGSMVTVPFGNRHLTGYVVGFGIPPGEVRIKEIAGVIDEGPVFTPELLELARWMAENYLCSTAEAFARILSPRLQVKASRRADVLVYPALAGAEMEKALSLLGRSPKQLAVLQKAAGCPGLTKSELAAAAMTSSKTVDALLKKGLLKVSAVMPAYLQDAPGDMIKTGSLTLNQDQEAALREISASLDRGRFDVFLLHGITGSGKTEVYLRAIAAALETGRQAVALVPEISLTPQMVELFRGRFGGQVAVLHSALSGGERYQEWRRVKEGQASVVLGTRSAVFAPCPRPGLFIIDEEHEPSYKQDDHMRYHAREIALKRAQLAGAVVVLGSATPSLESFSRAVSGGPYKLLKLPRRVDERPLPRVRVIDLRQEIREGNRGIFSRPLLYALNGCLERGGQAILFLNRRGYSTVVVCRECGLVLKCPRCDISLTYHLEGRLRCHYCNHLAVLPGLCPGCGSRYIRHFGAGTQKVEEEARKIFPKARIVRMDSDSTAQKGSHQKILDAFRDGLYDILIGTQMIAKGLDLPGVTLVGVINADTALHMPDFRAAERTFQLLTQVAGRAGRGGLPGEVLIQTYSPEHYSISAAAAHDYEGFYRSEMAVRRVLGYPPFSHLARLLFTHEDEEEVRKGAEKSKELLDRLVSGRNCRVEILGPAPAPLSKIKGHFRWQLVLKGRRRENIKEIIREGLAELERDRRFKVAVNVDINPQGMF